The window CTTTATACCCGTTTCATGAAGCCTCGCAACTACTTCCCTGCTGCTGCCCCGGACTTCATCGGCAACCGCTATAAAAGCAAGGATATAAGCTTCAGTAAAGAGGGCCATTACTGTTTTCCCTTGCTCCTGAAGTGATGTTATACTATTTATTTGTTCTTTTTCTACCTTTTCACTGCAAACCTCTTCCATAAACTGAGGATTCCCAACATAATAGGTTTTTCCGTTAATTATGCCTTTTAAGCCTTTGCCTGTAACCGAGGAAGCACTCTCTACCTCTATATCTCTATAATCTACCCCGATGCTGTCAGCCTTTTTAAGAATAGCCGAGGCAAGGGGATGCTGCGAACCATATTCAAGCGCCGCCACTAAGGAAAACGCTTCTTTTTCATCCATCGTACTGTGAGTTTTAATATCGGTTACCGCCGGGACACCCTTGGTCAAGGTTCCAGTTTTGTCAAAGGCTATGGCTGCAAGTGAACCCGCCTCTTCCAAGTGAATACCTCCCTTGATCAATACACCATTCCGGGCGGCATTCCCTATGGCGGTTACAATCGAAACTGGGGTTGAAATGACAAGGGCACAAGGACAGCCAACAACAAGAATGGAAAGTCCCTGGTAAACCCACGTACTCCAATCAGCCCCAAACAACATCGGCGGAACAATAGCAACGAGAGCCGCAACAAGCATGATGGCCGGGGTATAGTATTTTGCAAACCGATCGACAAACGCCTGTGAGGGAGCCTTTTCTGCCTGCGCCTCTTCAACAAGGTGAATTATTTTTGCTATCGTTGTATCGTCGACAAGACGCGTTACCTTTACCTCAAGCAAGCCCTCGCCATTTAATGTCCCGGCAAAAACCTCATCCTCCCGCTTCTTTTCGACAGGGACAGATTCTCCAGTGATGGCGGCCTGATTGATGGATGAATGGCCTTTGACTACTATTCCATCCATTGCCAGCTTTTGTCCCGGTTTGACAATCATAATGTCGCCAATTCTGATCTCTTCTACCTCAATCAGCCTATCGGTGCCATTCCGACGAACCAATGCTTCTTTTGGGGCAATATCCATCAGTGACCTGATTGAAGCACGTGCTTTATCCATTGAGTATTTCTCGAGCTCCTCACTAATGGCAAACAGGATGACGACAATTGCCCCTTCGCTCCATTCACCTATCAATGCCGCGCCAATAATCGCGATTGTCATGAGAGTTCTCATATCAAATTCTAGCCTTGCCAGGTTTTTAAACCCTGTCCTGAACAACGGATAACCGCCTATTACAATTGCTACTGCAAAAAGAGTTATAGTAACGGGAGATTCCTCACCATTTATAAGTAGCGATACATATCCTCCGGCTATAATAAGCAAGGATAGTAAAACTCGCTTGTATTTAATCCAAAACGGGGCTGTCTGTTCAGGTTCCCGTTTAGCCTTTTCAGGTATAACCTGAAGATTGTCAAAAGCTCCTGCGCCTTCCAATTGCTGAATTGTGGCATCTCCGTAAACGGTAAGCTTGGAGGCACCAAAATTAACTGCTGCTTCTGAAACACCATCCAGGTGTTTAACGTTCTTCTCGAACTTTGCGGCGCAGCTTGCTCAGGAAAGTCCTTCAATCCGGTATACTTGTTTCTGCGGTTCAGACACGGCTGGCCACCTCCTCCTGGTGGGCAAAGGCTATCTCTACCAGCTGCTTTACATGCTCATCATCAAGGGAGTAATAAACCATTTTCCCTTCTTTCCGATATTTCGCTATGCCTAAATTTTTCAGGGTGCGCAAATGATGGGAAGCTGTTGCGACCGAGGAACCGACAATGTTGGCTACATCGCATACGCAAAGCTCATCTTCTGAGGCCAGTGCATAGGTAATTTTCACTCTATTTTCATCAGATAACGCTTTGAATATTTTTGCCACATCGCCAGAACTTTTTTGTTCCAGGTCGTTTTTCACACGGCTGACCTTTGGCTCATCGACACAAGTCACTTCACAAACATCTTGTTCCTTCATTCGCCCACCTCATTCAAATATACGTTTGATTATATGATATTCAAATACACGTTTGATTGTCAAACAATTTAGTTATTCATTTTAAGGAATATACTCAGAAGTAAAAATCCCTTCTCGACGGGCGAGAAGAGATTTGTATCAAATTTAACAACATCCTTGATTGCCTAAAAGGATAAACCTTCTTCCATTTTGGTCATAATCTATTGTTACCCCTGTGGTGTAGCTCTCGATTGAGGAATCAATTGCTACTCTAATGCCATTAATTGTAGTAATACTGTCTTCTCTTTCCGGCTCATCCAGAGCCAGTCCAAACCGCGGGCCGCCTCAACCAAGGCCTGCAAAGTAAATCCTGATTCCCGTTGCACCTTCATTGGTTAAAACTTCTCTAAGAAAATCACTGGCCTTATCAGTGATGTTCATTTAAAACACCTCACTAGTAACTTTTCTATTAATATACCCATCAGGAAATTATGATAACTTTATGTGCTCCTGGCAGCTCAATTATTTCCCTCAGGAAAATTTCTTTCTTTCCACTTATAGAGTTCCTCAACCGCAAAAAGGTTGCCCTAGACCCACCCGATTATCAGGTGGTATTGTAGTAAAGGTTGGTTTTTAGGGAGGTTCAATTACATATGGATGAGCAAAAATACCAAAATCTTAAGCTTGGCGAACGCGGGGCTCTATTGAGCATCGTGGCCTACATACTCCTTTCTGCTTTAAAGCTTACAGTGGGATATATAAGTGATTCAGCTGCTTTAAAGGCGGATGGACTTAATAATACAACCGATATTATCGCCTCTGTTGCGGTTCTCATTGGTTTAAAGATTTCCCAGCGACCTCCCGACAAGGACCATGGTTACGGGCATTGGAAAAGTGAAACGATTGCCTCTATGGTTGCATCGTTTGTGATGATTGCTGTTGGCATACAAGTGTTGTCGGATGCTCTCGGATCAATCTTTCAGGAAGGAAAGCAGGCGCCAGACATGATTGCGGCTTATACAGGTCTTTTCTCTGCATTTGCCATGTACCTTGTCTACCATTATAACAAAAGGTTAGCAAACAAAATCCAAAGCAAATCTGTAATGGCTGCTGCCAAGGATAATCGTTCCGATGCCTGGGTTAGTATTGGAACCGCGATTGGAATATTCGGTTCCCAATTGAACATGCCATGGCTTGACACAGTGACTGCTTTTATCGTTGGTTTATTGATTTGCAAAACCGCCTGGGAAATTTTCAAGGAGGCTTCTCACGAACTTTCGGATGGCTTTGATGAAGAGAAAATTCAACTCTATAAAGATGTCATTTTAAAAGTGGATGGCGTCAAAGGCATAAAGGAAATTAAGGGAAGAAACTATGGAAATAATGAAGTCATTGATTGCGTCATCCTAGTCAACTCAAAGCTTAATATAAGAGCAGCTCATGATATTGCCACACACGTTGAGAAAATCATGATGGAGGAGCATGGTGTTTACGATGTCCATGTTCACGTAGAACCAAACTAGAGAAGAAGTTAACAGTTGTGTTAACTTCTTTTTTTTTTTGCATCAGCATGCTTTCGATTTTGAATTTGCCGGCTGACCAATTTGCCTTTCTGTTGTCATTGGGCACATTTCGCATGCCTCCACAACCTGAAATGTAGCCAATACGGCTCATTGGACATGTTTCGCATGTCTTCTCAACTTGAAATGTTGCCAATGCGACCTAAGCATTCTATTACCCCCATATAAATTTTCCGCAAAGAGTTTAAAGTAGTGTATTGACATTTTGAACCGGCGGGAGTAAATTCATTATATTATATTCAGAAAATCAAATATACAAATATTCAAAA is drawn from Bacillus sp. FJAT-18017 and contains these coding sequences:
- a CDS encoding heavy metal translocating P-type ATPase — translated: MSEPQKQVYRIEGLSUASCAAKFEKNVKHLDGVSEAAVNFGASKLTVYGDATIQQLEGAGAFDNLQVIPEKAKREPEQTAPFWIKYKRVLLSLLIIAGGYVSLLINGEESPVTITLFAVAIVIGGYPLFRTGFKNLARLEFDMRTLMTIAIIGAALIGEWSEGAIVVILFAISEELEKYSMDKARASIRSLMDIAPKEALVRRNGTDRLIEVEEIRIGDIMIVKPGQKLAMDGIVVKGHSSINQAAITGESVPVEKKREDEVFAGTLNGEGLLEVKVTRLVDDTTIAKIIHLVEEAQAEKAPSQAFVDRFAKYYTPAIMLVAALVAIVPPMLFGADWSTWVYQGLSILVVGCPCALVISTPVSIVTAIGNAARNGVLIKGGIHLEEAGSLAAIAFDKTGTLTKGVPAVTDIKTHSTMDEKEAFSLVAALEYGSQHPLASAILKKADSIGVDYRDIEVESASSVTGKGLKGIINGKTYYVGNPQFMEEVCSEKVEKEQINSITSLQEQGKTVMALFTEAYILAFIAVADEVRGSSREVVARLHETGIKKTIMLTGDNQGTARAISKQIGVTDVHAELMPEEKLRQINLLRQEYGKVAMVGDGINDAPALAAATVGIAMGGAGTDTALETADVALMGDDLRKLPFMIKLSRKALTIIKQNITFSLAVKLLALLLVVPGWLTLWIAIFADMGATLLVTLNSLRLLKVKD
- a CDS encoding ArsR/SmtB family transcription factor, giving the protein MKEQDVCEVTCVDEPKVSRVKNDLEQKSSGDVAKIFKALSDENRVKITYALASEDELCVCDVANIVGSSVATASHHLRTLKNLGIAKYRKEGKMVYYSLDDEHVKQLVEIAFAHQEEVASRV
- a CDS encoding cation diffusion facilitator family transporter; amino-acid sequence: MDEQKYQNLKLGERGALLSIVAYILLSALKLTVGYISDSAALKADGLNNTTDIIASVAVLIGLKISQRPPDKDHGYGHWKSETIASMVASFVMIAVGIQVLSDALGSIFQEGKQAPDMIAAYTGLFSAFAMYLVYHYNKRLANKIQSKSVMAAAKDNRSDAWVSIGTAIGIFGSQLNMPWLDTVTAFIVGLLICKTAWEIFKEASHELSDGFDEEKIQLYKDVILKVDGVKGIKEIKGRNYGNNEVIDCVILVNSKLNIRAAHDIATHVEKIMMEEHGVYDVHVHVEPN